In Haliscomenobacter hydrossis DSM 1100, the DNA window GTTTCTAAACAGGACAGTGCTGTATTTTTTGCCTTTCTTTTTGCTGGGCATCTTGATGTACTTATTTGATTGGAAGTTTTCGCAGAGCGTCGTTCGATTATCCTGGTTGATTACGCTGGGGATCGTATTGCTGCACTATGTGTTTCCAGCCAATACGGTACAGGATAAAAACAGCTTGTACAATGAATGGTTAAACTGTGTACTGGCGGTATCCATCATTCCTTTCATTGCGCATAATGTAAAACAAAAAAGCGATGCCATCGATCAAACCCTTGGTAGCCTGTCCTATACCGTCTACCTGTTCCATTGGGTTTTGATATGGCCGTACGGGGATTATGTAGAAGATATGTCCACACTGCAAAAAATGGTGTATGCTCCAATTTACCTGATTTTGGTAGTGCTTGGCTCTTCATTAATTTATTTTTACGTTGAGCCCTTCTTCTCAAAGTGGAGAGCTTATTTTTTGGGTATGCCTTAATACTTCTTTGTTTTTAATTTATTGAAAGCTAACCCTTAAATATCTTCATAACCCCACATGCGAAAAACCAAAATCTGCATCATCGGCCTTGGCACCTACGGCTCTTATTTAACGAAAAGGCTTTTAGAGCACTGTGGTACTTCTGTGGACATTACCATCCTGGAAACAGGAGATAAACACACTCAATCCGAGCAAGAAATCGGGTTTAAATCTTCCTCACAGTACTCTAATGCGGCTAGCCAGGGTCGTTTTTTTGGCCTTGGCGGAACATCCGCAAAATGGGGTGGGCAAATTCTTTTTTTTGACGAACGAGAAAACCCATCTAAGGACTCAATCTGGGAAACAATCATTACCCTCAATCAAAAATACAAGCGCCAAGTGCTGAAACAACTCTTAGGTGACAGGCAACTCAAAAAGCTCGATCAATACACCTATGAACAAGGCGCCTTTAAAACTGGGCTGTGGCTCAAGTACACCAAGCGAAATCTGTTTCAACGCCTCAGCGCTACCCAATTGGCACAGGTAGAACTCAAGAAAAAAGTCCGTGTCGTTGCTTTTAAGCAGGACGGGGAAAAAATTCTGGGTGTCATCACGATAAATCAAGAAGGGCTTGAAGAGTATATTGCAGCAGATGTGTTTTATCTCACTGCGGGGGCGATTGAGTCTTGTCGATTATTGCTACAATCCATGCCAGAGTTAACCCAACAAACAGATCTGGGAAAAAATTTTGGTGACCATATTTCCATAGAACTGTTGAGGATTTATGGCCAACAGCCCAAGATAGTGGGCATGAGTATAGTGCCCCGCATCATCAATGGGTCACTAGCTACACGACGCTTGATTGTTCAAACTCAAACTGGACGAATTGGTTTTTTACATCCCATTTACAACAAAGATGTGCAAGTTTTCACCTTGCTCAAATCCATACTTTTTGGCAAGCAGAAAAGCAAAGTGTCTATCAAAGACTTATTGCACGGCATGCTTTTTCTTTTTCTTTTCGGATCGAAGTACTTATTTTTCAATAAATTACACATACATAAAAACAATTGGAGCTTACAATTAGATCTTGAGCAAAGTTTTCCCAACACCAATCAATTGTCATTGTCAGGTGAACTGGATATTTATAATCAGAGAGGTGTCAGTTTGAATTGGAACATATCAGACGAAGACCGTGCTTGTGTTGCAGAAATCAAAGATCAGGTCATTAATATGTTGAAGCAACAGGGTACTAACTATCATGACATAGCTTCGGAAAATGACCTCGGTCATAAAATTGAGGATGTATACCACCCCGTTGGATTTATACGAATGGGCACAGATGAACGTGCAGTAGCCAATATGAACTACCAAATCGAGGGTACGAATAATTTATTCCATTTTTCTACAGCTTTGTTACCTAGTGCCAAAGCCATCAATCCAACTGCGGCTGCATTTTGCTTCATAGAAGATCACTTAGATCGATCCTATTCTTTCTTAAACAAAGCCATATGATTGACATCAGTTTGTTGCAATCACAGCTTCATTTGGGGCTCGGTTGTTCTACTTTTGGGGGTAGTAAATCCGCCAAAGAAGCTAAACTTATCCTCAACCTGGCTTTTGAGGAAGGAATTAATTATTTTGATTTAGCCAGATCATATGGATATGGCAATGCGGAGGCCATTGTAGGCGATTTTATTCACGGCAAACGAGACAAGGTGTTCATCTGTTCCAAGTTTGGAATTTTACCCCCCGATCCTAGCTCCGTTAAAGTAAAATTGATTGGTTTGGCTCGGACGGTCAAACGAATGGTTCCCGGGCTTAGTAGTGTAGTTCGTCAATCAGCCGCACAAAGTTTTTCCAAAACTGTTTTTACTCCTGAGTTAGCCCAAAAGTCCTTACACGATAGCCTTCGGGCGCTAAAAACGGATTATCTTGATCTTTTTTTATTGCATGAATGTTCAACTAGTGATGTGATGAGGGAAGACGTAGCTGCATATTTGGAAAAAGAACGATCTGCTGGCAAAATCAGACATTGGGGCGGCACTTTTTTGGCAGATGCCAATTTGAAAGAGCTATTGAACATTAAAACGAACATTGATGCGCTTCAGTTTAGTTTTGTTGATCACCAGACCTTTTTAAAGCAAAAAACTGACTCGCTAAGAATCCTATTCTCTGTTTTTTCAATGGCACCACGATTCTCGAACCAAGTAGGCGAGGGTATAAGTGTAGTTTTATCAAAACATAACGAGTTTGAACGATCTTTTTTGCAAGCTTGCCATGACTTGGAGCGAGGTGTAATCCTGGCTTCGATGAGTTCGAAAGAGCACATTAGACAAAACCTGAGTCTAATGGCGAATTACAAGAATATACTCATTGAGTAATCAATTCACCGTATTACAGATTGCTTCTACCTATAAGCCCGCCTGGACTTATGGGGGGCCAGTAATTAGTACTTCTAGACTGTGTGAAGCTTTAGTAAAAACTCAAACTGATCTAGAGTTACTGACGACAAGTGCAAATGGTAAAAAAGAGTTAGAAGTGCCGCTGGGCAAAAGATTAAATATAGATGGAGTTCTGACAACTTATTACCGCCGTTGGATAGGGTATAACATTCATTTTACCCCGGGTTTACTTTGCGCTTTTTTGCAGAAACACAAAAGATTCAAGGTTATTCACATACATGAATGGTGGAATTCAGTAGCAGTACTGACAGTTGTATTGTGCAAATGTGTAGGTAGAAAACCCGTACTTACGCCTCGCGGCATGCTAAGTCCTTACACCTTGCGCAGTCCGCTCAAGCGGCTGTTTCAGCGTTGGGTGGGGGCCTGGTTGTTGCGGGGCACCATTTTACACGCCACTTCGGAGCAGGAAGCAGCCGAAGCACTGGAGCTGGTGCCCGGTTGGTCGCATTTTATACTACCGAACATCATCGAGTTGCCCGCACTGGGGCAATACCCGCCAGCGCAGAAGGCAAGCGAGGTGTTCCGCCTGGTTTTTCTCTCGCGGGTGCATCCCAAGAAGGGTTTGGAAAACCTTCTGGCCGCACTGGCTCAGCTGGATTTCCCCTGGCATTTACAGGTGGTCGGCACGGGAGAGGCTACTTATTTGGCACAATTACAGGCGGAGGCCAGGGCGCTCGGAATTGCACAGCAGATCGAGTGGCTGGGCTGGCGCGAGGGTGCCGAAAAATTCCAGTTGTTGGCCAATGCTGACCTCTACGTCTTGCCCTCCCAAAACGAAAATTTTGCCAATGCGGCCTTGGAGGCTTTGTCGGTGGGTACACCGGTGCTCCTGAGTGCGCAGGTTGGCCTGAGTGCCTACGTACGCACACAAGCCTTGGGCTGGATATACGATGGAACCACAGCAGGGCTTTTACAGGCTTTGCAGAGCGCCTATACCGCTGCAGGCCAACGTACTGAAATTCGGCAAAAAGCCCCCAGCCTGGTCCTTGCTGATTTTGGTGCGGAAAGAATCGCTCAGCAGTACCTGGCAGCCTACCAAAACTTCGGGCTTCTGTAAGCCCCCGCGATCGTCGATCCCAAAATGCTCGCTAACGCGAGCGGGCTCGACGATCGCGGGCTTTAAATCTTACGTAGCTCTAGCCATCGGCTTTTTACTTCATTTTTATGATGAACTACGCTTCCAACATCACTCCCCTCATCCTCACCTACAACGAAGCACCCAACCTGCAACGGGTGCTGGAGCGTTTAACCTGGGCAAAACAAATCCTGATCATCGACAGTGGCAGTACCGACGAAACGCTGGCCATTGCGGCCACTTTTCCGCAGGTGCGGGTCATCCAACGGCCGTTTGATTCTTTTGCCGAGCAATGCAATTTTGGCTTGCAGCACATCGATACCGAATGGGTCTTGTCGCTGGATGCCGATTACGTGCTGGATGCGGAGCTGGAGGCTTTTTTGCAAAATTTTGCCCTTAGCACACATCCAGAAGCGGGCTTTGAGGTGCGCTTCAAATATGCCATTTACGGGAAACCCTTGCGGGGTACTTTGTATCCAAAGCGCAAAGTCTTGTACCGCCGTACCCTGGCGCAGTACCTCAACGACGGGCATTCCCACAAGGTGCAGATAACAGGCAGCATTGGCTTGTTGCCGGGGTACATCCACCACGACGACCGTAAATCACTGTCCCGCTGGCTTTGGGCGCAAGACCGTTATGTACAGCAGGAAATCGCCAAATTTCAGTCATCCGATAGGGGCCCTTCCCGCTTCAATGACTGGGTGCGCAAGCAGATTGTCCTGGCACCTTTTGTGGTGTTTTTTTATTGTTTGATTTTGAAAGGAGGCATTTTGGATGGTTGGCGGGGCTGGTATTACGCATTTCAGCGGATGCTGGCGGAGTTGTTGTTGACTTTGCACTTGTTGGAGGAGAAGATGGGGCGGAAGCAGGAATAATGGATTTTGTAGTCACAAATCCCTAAATTTGTCGCATGGCTAGATTGAAGTATCCGATTGGTATCCAGGATTTTCGAGAAATCCGTACAAAGGGGTACCATTACCTCGATAAAACTACGTTTATCCACCGCATATTGACGGAGGGGAAATACTATTTCCTATCCCGTCCACGGCGTTTTGGCAAATCGCTGTTGTTGTCTACCATCAAAGAGATTTACAGCGGCAGCCGCGAATTATTTGAGGATTTGTGGATTGCAGATCATTGGGACTGGGACAAACGCCATCCAGTTGTCCACATCAAATTTGCCAAAAGTGATTACCAAGGCCTGGGCCTGGCGCAGGCTATATTCAATGAGTTGGACAAATCAGCGGCGGAACTCGGCGTAACTTTGAGCAAAGCGACCTTCAAAGAGCGATTTGAGGAGCTCCTGATGGTCACCACGCTTGCTCAGGGGCGGGTAGTACTGTTGGTGGATGAATACGACAAACCCATCATCGACTACCTGGAAGCTCCTGAACAAGCCAAAGCCAACCGCGAGGTGCTCAAGCAGTTTTATTCGGTACTCAAAGACGCCGATCCGTATCTGGAGTTGGTGTTCATCACCGGGGTGAGCAAGTTTTCGAAAGTGAGTATTTTTTCGGATCTGAACAATTTGAATGACCTAACCCTTCATCTGCAGTACAGCACTTTATTGGGTATTACACCCGAAGAGTTGGAAAAGCATTTTGGTGAGGTACTCACCCAGATGGAAGCAAAAACGCCCGATATCCGCCATTGGGTTCGCCGAATGTACAATGGGTACTCATGGGATGGTCAGCACCACGTATACAACCCTTTTTCCATTCTCAATTTTTTGAGTAGTAGTTCCTTGCGGAATTATTGGTTTGAAACAGGCACCCCTACTTTTTTAATTGATTTGATGCGTAAGGTTGGGCGTTTTGTGTGGAACGAAGATGAGTTTGTAGCCTTACTAGACCTAGCTAGTTTTGACCTGGAGCGCATTGACCCGGCTACCATCCTTTTTCAAACCGGGTATTTGAGCATTACAGAACTGAACGAGCCCGAAGGCTGGTGCAAACTCAATTACCCCAATCAGGAGGTACGTGCCAGCCTGGAGCAATTGCTGCTAGCAGCCTACCAGTATCGCATTGGATCTGGCCTGCCCACAGTGCTAGAATTGCGCCAAGCTTTGGAGCGAAACAATCTGGATCGGGTGGTTGAAATCATCAACACTGCATTTTCCGACATCCCGCACGATCTTTGGAAGGGTGCGACTGAACTCCACTACCACGCCTTGGTACATCTCACCTTTAGCCTCCTCGGCAATTACCTCAAGAGTGAAGTCAACAGCTCGCTGGGGCGTTGTGACGCCATTGTGCAAACTGCTACCCATATCTATGCTTTCGAATTCAAACTAGAGCAAAGTGCGGCCATAGCCATCCAACAAATCATCGATAAAAACTACCTGGGGCCGTTTCAATTGGACACTCGGCAGAAAGTAGCGGTGGGGATTAATTTTTCGCGGGAGAAGCGGGGGGTGGATGAGTTTGATTGGCAGGAAATCGCTTAGTGCATTAACATTAATTTATCCTTGATCTTGAACGCTAGCCTGATCGGAGATTTCTCGGTTTAGAAATTCATCGATAGCCGCTTGTACATCTTCCAATTGCAGGTTGAGAATGGTAGCGATCCGCTCTGCGCTGAAACTTCCTGCATCAATTCGGGTACTGCGTTTTTGAGGAGTTCTTCATCGCGTTTGGCTTCCCCGATTTCGATGCCTTGCTCGATGCCTTGAGCAAGACCTTGTTTTTTAAATTCTGCCTGGATAGCTTCTTCGAATCCCATGGGTTGATTTGCTTTGGTGATGACCATTAAATCCTGTTCAAATTTAGTTTTTATTCAAATACTAAGTTCCCTCACATGACCCCTTCACGGAAATATTCGTTAAATTTTTTCCACTAACTTCGCAACGACGGCAAATTTTTTCCACTAACTCGGCAATTTTAGAAAATTTTTTCCACCAAAAACCCCCAACCATGTGCGGCATTACCGGAATCATTCAGTTTGGCACCTCTCCAAGTTCCATGTATGCACCATTGGAGCGCATGAACCAGGCCTTGGCGCACAGGGGCCCTGATGATGAGGGTATTTGGGTCGAAGGCCCCGTTGCGCTGGGGCACCGCCGCTTGTCGATCATCGATTTGTCGAGTGCCGGGCACCAGCCCATGCAAAGCCCGGATGGGCGCTACGTGTTGGTGTTCAATGGAGAGATTTACAATTTTCGTACCCTCAAGGCTGAACTTAAAGACTACCCTTTTCGCTCGGGTTCAGATACCGAAGTGATTCTGGCGGCTTACGCCCAATGGGGTATAGATTGCCTGAAAAAACTCAACGGTATGTATGCCTTAGCGTTGTGGGATCGCCAGGAACAAACCTTGTTGCTGGCCCGCGACCATTTGGGCATCAAACCTCTGTACCTGTACGAAGCGCCCCAACAGATCCTGTTTGCTTCGGAAGTGCGGTCTCTCCTGGCGAGCGGAATGGTGCCCCGCAAGATCAATCCGGCGGGCATCAGCGATTACCTGCGTTACCAAACCGTACACGCCCCTCAAACCATGGTGCAAGGGGTGCGCATGCTTGAACCCGGGCATTATTTGCTGCTGAGTATGGATGGCAGGGTGGAAGAACGGGCATATTGGCAGCCATTGGGCACTACCGTTCCTGCCAACAAGCTCGATTTGGCCAGCGCCCGCCAAAAAGTACGCGAAGCTTTGTTAACCACCATCGAACGACAAATGATTGCCGATGTTCCCTTTGGCGCATTTTTGTCGGGGGGCATTGATTCCAGTTCGATTGTTGCCCTGATGAGTCAGGTCAGCACTACGGCGGTCAAAACCTTTTCGGTCACTTTTGCCGAAGAAGCATTCAGCGAGGCACCCTTTGCCCGGATGATTGCTGAAAAATACCAAACCGAGCACCACGAAATTCGCCTGAGCCCCGACGATTTTTTGCATACCATTCCCCGGGCACTACAGGCCATGGATCACGTCAGTGGCGATGGGCCAAACACCTACATCGTAGCGGGTGCCACCCGCAAAGCGGGCATCAAAATGGCTTTGTCGGGCCTGGGTGGAGATGAGTTGTTTGCGGGTTACCCCATTTTTGGGCGCAGCAAAAGTTTGGAGCGCTTGGGATGGCTGAATGTTTTACCTGTGGGCCTGCGGCAAATACTGGCGGGTGTATTGGCGCAAAGCAGCTCAAAAGTGGCCATCCGGAAAGTAGCCGAAGTGTTGGGGTTGCCCCAGATTGAGCCTTATGGTGCTTATCCGCTGTCGCGGCAAAGTTGGCCAGAAATGACCATTGCTCAGTTGGCGCCGGGACTGGAAAAAACGCCCAACGCGGTGGCGGCAATTTTGGAAATAATCCAGGCCTTACCTGGATTTGACGCAGCGCCTTTGCTCAGCAAAATCTCGGCAGCGGAGATGAGTACTTACATGCAGAATATCCTCCTGCGCGATTCAGACCAAATGAGTATGGCCCATGCGCTGGAGGTACGCGTGCCATTTTTGGATCATGAACTGGTAGACTTGGTAATGGGCATCAGTGATGCCGTAAAATTGCCCGGCGCTGGCCCAAAACCTTTGCTGGTTGCGGCCATGGGTGAATGGTTGCCGGATGCGATCGTAAACCGACCTAAGATGGGCTTTACCTTGCCTTACGAGCTGTGGATGAAGGGGGCATTGCGCGAATTTTGTGCGGGTCACCTGGCCCAATTGGGTGAGCGGCCCTTTTTTGCCGCCGCCGCCCTGCAAAAATTGTGGCAGGATTTCCTGCGGGGGCATCCGGGCGTAAAATGGTCACACCTGTGGTCATTGGTGGTATTGGATGAATGGCTGGAAAACAACGGACTGCATTAGTCCGCTGGACATTAGACTTGAGGTAAGTTGATTATCAAGAAATTGATATAATTTCTGACAATTTTGGCTTAAGCCCTTTTTGAGTGACGAGTGACGAATACATGAGAACATGAGTTTTGAAGTGAGCTACCGCAGCGACTTAGGTCAAGTCTGTGTCCAAGTCGCTGCGGTAGCCCACTTCAAAACTCGTAAGTCATGTATTCGGAACTCGTCACTCAAAAAAAATCATCAATTGCTTGATAATCAAATCGCCTCAACTCTATTTTTAAATAATGGATTAAAAATCTGTATAAATCGGTGGTAAAAAAAAGCCTGGTTACCCTCTTCTACCGCAAGCCACGAGCCGCTGGCAACTACAGCCTTGAAACCTCGTTTGATGTCATGATGGCGGCGTTTCCTGCGGATGCGCCGTTTAACTTGCGGCGACAGGTGCTGTCGCATTTCAGCAATGGCATCAAGGCGCGAATTTTGGCCACCCTGGAGGCGCGCCGATTGCGCAGCGACATCAATCATGTTACGGGAGATGTACATTTTATCGCCCTGGGTTTGCCGCGTCGCTCGACAATATTGACCATCCACGATTGTGGATTTATGCATGATTACGGGGGGATATACCGCTGGTTTTTGTGGTTGTTTTGGCTGGTTTTGCCCGTCTGGTGGTGCAAAAGGGTTACCACCATCTCTGAGGCCAGCAAGGCTGATATCCTGCGGTATACGCGCTGCCCTGCGCACAAAATCAGGGTCATTCCAACCTTAATCGCCCGGCACTTTTATGCGGTTCCCAAGTCCTTTAATGCCCAAAAACCACGCATTTTACACATCGGACTGGCACCCAATAAAAACCTGATCAATCATTTAAAGGCCTTGCAAGGCCTGAATTGTTCCTTGTACATCATTGGCAAGATGGAAGCGGAACACCATGCATTGTTGCAGCAATCTCAACTTGAGTACGATTGGGGCTACAACCTAAGTGAGGCCCAAATCCAGGAAGTGTACGCACAGTGCGATCTTTTGCTTTTTGCTTCTACCCTCGAAGGTTTTGGCATGCCGATCCTCGAAGCCCAAACGGTGGGGCGTCCTGTAGTTACCTCCAATCTTTCTTCGATGCCGGAGGTGGCGGGCAGCGCCGCTTGTTTGGTTGACCCACATTCGGTAGACTCAATCCGAGCGGGCGTGCTGCGGGTCATTGAAGATGCGGCGTACCGGGAGGACTTGATTGCGGCAGGTTTTGAAAATGTGAAACGTTTTCAGGCGGAGACGGTGGCGCGGGCGTATGCGGAGCTGTATGGGGAAGTGAAAAATGAAAAGCGAAAAGCGAAAAGTGAAAAGCGAAAAGTGAAAAGTGAAAAATGAAAAATGAAAAATTTGTATTGATACGTGCTCCGTTATTTGACAAAGGCAAGATCTAACGTTCGCTCGTGTCAGCGAGCAAAAAGGACTCGACAAGCGTGGCTTCGGGAGTGTGTGGATTTAATAAGCATATGTCGAAACCATTCACCTACCTGATCTCCCTGGTTTTTGTACTCAGTGCGCTGGTTTTTCCGAATCAGTCTTTGTACATTGGGGATGAACTCAGTTACCTCAACCGGGGTTTTGCCATTGCTCAGTTTGAGCGGGAATTGAACATTCGCGATCATTTTAGCCATGAACTGATTGACCTCATTCCCGCTGATTATCCCTTGGGAAATTCTTTTTTTATTGCCGGAAGTATTTTGCTGGGCGGAGTGCCCGCGGCCCATCTTTGCCAGGTGCTGGCACTGGTGCTGGCCTTTCTGATTACTGCGGCTACCCTGCGCAAACTGGGCCAGGGAACCTCCTCCGCGCTATTGGTATTTTGGTATCCCGCCGCGCTGCTGCTCAGTCGCATGTTGATGAGTGATGTATTGAGTTTACTGGTGGTTGCCGCATTTTTTGGCGTGTATTTCGGGTGGGAAAACGGTAAAAAACAATCCACAATCCTGGGGTTTCTGGCCGGTTTTTCGCTGTGGTTTCGAGAAACAAATGGATTGGTTTTTGTGATTCCCCTCTTGTATCTGGGTGTAAAAACCCCAAAATACACGCTTTACCTGCTGATGGGGGGGCTATGGGGATTGCTGCCAAGGTTACTTTCCGCAGAATGGATTTATGGGGACTGGTTCTTTGTCAAAAACCCCAATATTTCTTTCGGATGGGTACATCTGCCGATTAATGTGCCGCTGTATACCCTTTATGTAAGCCTTTTTTTTCCGTTCAGCTTCTGGGTATTGTTCTGGTTTCGAACGCCGATGCAGCAAGTGTTGCATGCGAGCTTCTGGTTGTTTGTTGGCGTGTATGTCCTATATGGTTACAACGGGCTGAAGGAAAGTGGCTACAAGGGATTGTTTTTGTCCTCCCGTTTTTTGATTCCCCTTTTGCCCCTGTACATCTATGCCCTGGCCGCATCGCCTCCAGCTTTTTTACAGCAAAAAACCTGGGTACGGTTATCACGGGTGCTGCCTTATGCTACCTTGGTGCTCTTGCTGGTTTTTAACTACGGCATTTACCGCTTGGGGCTTCCCGCTCAAACCTTCCGCAATTTTCTCCAGCAACAAATGCAGGACGAAGACAAGGTGCTGATTGTGGATCCGAAAAATGAAATCGTGGAAGTCCTTGCGCCGTTTATTTTGGAGCGGGCATCCAGCATCCGGTTGAGTACGCTGGAATCGGTGCGGGGTATTCCCCGCCCGCAAGAAGAAATGTTGTACCTTAAGGTTTCGCGCCGAGACAACCCTTATCAGGTTCGGAAATACCAAAACCTGGCGCAGAAAGAAAACCAGGTTTTGCGTGGGTACACCCTACAACGGATCAAGGTGGTTGAAGACTTTTCGCAAAAAATGGAGGTTTTTCAACTCCTAAAAAATGAATAGACTGCCGGGTTAAAGTTTAGGCGTATGCAGGCACTTTTGTTAGGTTCAGTGTTGGTGCTGGTGGTCGCGATGCAGGTCTACCTGCTTTTGCGGGGACTGCGACACAGTGCCCATAAACTGGTCTTGTTTGAAGTTTACCTCAGTCTCGCCCTGCTTACCTTGGGTCTGGCTCCGGCACTTTGGTATCTTTTAGAAACGCTGGTGGATGCCAAACAGCTCTTTTTCCAAATGAAGGTGAGCGCCCCACATTATTTTGCTTATGCATTGCCTTCTTTGGGTGCGCTGGGGTTAGGGTTGAGCAGGTTCAAGGGGCCTTCCTCCACGAGTGATCAGGAATTGTTGCAAAAAGTACAGTCCCAACTGCAAGCCGAGCCTTATTTGCCTTGGTTGCTGCTGTTGGGTGGTTTTTGTATCCAATTGTTGCAGCCCTATTTTCCGGCCACCTTGCGACAGGTAGGGCATTTCGGTGGAATGGTGTTGTGGATCGGAGCCATTCACCTGCTGTTGGCCCCCATTGCGGCGCGGGTAAAAATCAGTGTGCTTTTGTTGGTGCTACTCTGGTTGATGCATCGCTCGATAGTCAGCACGTTTTTTGGTGATTTGTTGTTTTGGCCTCTACTGATTGCACTGTATGCCCAGTTGTATTACCAGGTTTCGCTGCGGGTATTGCTGGGATCAGGGTTGGGCGTTTTGCTGGGCCTCCTGCTGATTTTTTCCTTCAAATACGAGTACCGCCAGCGCTTGTGGAACGACCCCAATCAAGGGCATTACCTGCAACATTTGTCTGAGGCCCTGCAATACCGCTGGCAACACCCGGAGGGCTGGTACAACGTAGGGCAAACTTTTTTGACCCGCATCAATCAGGGCAAACACCTGGCGATGGTCTATAACTGGGTTCCTCAGCACGAGCCGTATGCCCGTGGTGAAACCTTACTTTCCGCCATTCCTGCGGTAGTGATGCCTCGGGTAATGTGGCCGAATAAACCCCAAACGGGTAGTTTATCCCATTGGTATCGATTTACAGGGCACCAGCTTGGGCCGGGCACTTCTGCCAATTTTGGCGTTTGTGGTGAAGCCTACGCCAACCTGGGTATTTGGCTGGCACTGCCCTTTTTGTTGCTCTGGGCCGGGAGCTTGCGGGCCTGGTACGAATACCTGCGTAGGCTGGCCCTGAGCTGGTATCCTTGTCTGTGGCTCTGGATACCCTTAATTTATTGCGGACTACTCGATCAGGAGAATGATTTTGTCACTCAACTCAACCACGGCTTCAAAGCAACCCTTTTCACTTTGGCCATATGTTGGACCTTGCATAAATTAAGCGGATATTTGCCGCGCAGCAACCCCAAATCACCATTACCAAGACCATAAATAGATGTACACACTAGGGCTAAACGCTTACCACGGCGATTCATCGGCTTGCATTTACCACTTCAATGAATTGATTGTGGCTACGGAAGAAGAGCGAATTCGACGCATCAAACATTGGGCGGGATTGCCTACCGAGGCGGTGAAATTTTGTTTGGACGAAGCAGGAATTACC includes these proteins:
- a CDS encoding GMC oxidoreductase produces the protein MRKTKICIIGLGTYGSYLTKRLLEHCGTSVDITILETGDKHTQSEQEIGFKSSSQYSNAASQGRFFGLGGTSAKWGGQILFFDERENPSKDSIWETIITLNQKYKRQVLKQLLGDRQLKKLDQYTYEQGAFKTGLWLKYTKRNLFQRLSATQLAQVELKKKVRVVAFKQDGEKILGVITINQEGLEEYIAADVFYLTAGAIESCRLLLQSMPELTQQTDLGKNFGDHISIELLRIYGQQPKIVGMSIVPRIINGSLATRRLIVQTQTGRIGFLHPIYNKDVQVFTLLKSILFGKQKSKVSIKDLLHGMLFLFLFGSKYLFFNKLHIHKNNWSLQLDLEQSFPNTNQLSLSGELDIYNQRGVSLNWNISDEDRACVAEIKDQVINMLKQQGTNYHDIASENDLGHKIEDVYHPVGFIRMGTDERAVANMNYQIEGTNNLFHFSTALLPSAKAINPTAAAFCFIEDHLDRSYSFLNKAI
- a CDS encoding aldo/keto reductase, producing MIDISLLQSQLHLGLGCSTFGGSKSAKEAKLILNLAFEEGINYFDLARSYGYGNAEAIVGDFIHGKRDKVFICSKFGILPPDPSSVKVKLIGLARTVKRMVPGLSSVVRQSAAQSFSKTVFTPELAQKSLHDSLRALKTDYLDLFLLHECSTSDVMREDVAAYLEKERSAGKIRHWGGTFLADANLKELLNIKTNIDALQFSFVDHQTFLKQKTDSLRILFSVFSMAPRFSNQVGEGISVVLSKHNEFERSFLQACHDLERGVILASMSSKEHIRQNLSLMANYKNILIE
- a CDS encoding XrtY-associated glycosyltransferase XYAG1; translated protein: MSNQFTVLQIASTYKPAWTYGGPVISTSRLCEALVKTQTDLELLTTSANGKKELEVPLGKRLNIDGVLTTYYRRWIGYNIHFTPGLLCAFLQKHKRFKVIHIHEWWNSVAVLTVVLCKCVGRKPVLTPRGMLSPYTLRSPLKRLFQRWVGAWLLRGTILHATSEQEAAEALELVPGWSHFILPNIIELPALGQYPPAQKASEVFRLVFLSRVHPKKGLENLLAALAQLDFPWHLQVVGTGEATYLAQLQAEARALGIAQQIEWLGWREGAEKFQLLANADLYVLPSQNENFANAALEALSVGTPVLLSAQVGLSAYVRTQALGWIYDGTTAGLLQALQSAYTAAGQRTEIRQKAPSLVLADFGAERIAQQYLAAYQNFGLL
- a CDS encoding glycosyltransferase family 2 protein, coding for MMNYASNITPLILTYNEAPNLQRVLERLTWAKQILIIDSGSTDETLAIAATFPQVRVIQRPFDSFAEQCNFGLQHIDTEWVLSLDADYVLDAELEAFLQNFALSTHPEAGFEVRFKYAIYGKPLRGTLYPKRKVLYRRTLAQYLNDGHSHKVQITGSIGLLPGYIHHDDRKSLSRWLWAQDRYVQQEIAKFQSSDRGPSRFNDWVRKQIVLAPFVVFFYCLILKGGILDGWRGWYYAFQRMLAELLLTLHLLEEKMGRKQE
- a CDS encoding ATP-binding protein; the encoded protein is MARLKYPIGIQDFREIRTKGYHYLDKTTFIHRILTEGKYYFLSRPRRFGKSLLLSTIKEIYSGSRELFEDLWIADHWDWDKRHPVVHIKFAKSDYQGLGLAQAIFNELDKSAAELGVTLSKATFKERFEELLMVTTLAQGRVVLLVDEYDKPIIDYLEAPEQAKANREVLKQFYSVLKDADPYLELVFITGVSKFSKVSIFSDLNNLNDLTLHLQYSTLLGITPEELEKHFGEVLTQMEAKTPDIRHWVRRMYNGYSWDGQHHVYNPFSILNFLSSSSLRNYWFETGTPTFLIDLMRKVGRFVWNEDEFVALLDLASFDLERIDPATILFQTGYLSITELNEPEGWCKLNYPNQEVRASLEQLLLAAYQYRIGSGLPTVLELRQALERNNLDRVVEIINTAFSDIPHDLWKGATELHYHALVHLTFSLLGNYLKSEVNSSLGRCDAIVQTATHIYAFEFKLEQSAAIAIQQIIDKNYLGPFQLDTRQKVAVGINFSREKRGVDEFDWQEIA
- the asnB gene encoding asparagine synthase (glutamine-hydrolyzing); the protein is MCGITGIIQFGTSPSSMYAPLERMNQALAHRGPDDEGIWVEGPVALGHRRLSIIDLSSAGHQPMQSPDGRYVLVFNGEIYNFRTLKAELKDYPFRSGSDTEVILAAYAQWGIDCLKKLNGMYALALWDRQEQTLLLARDHLGIKPLYLYEAPQQILFASEVRSLLASGMVPRKINPAGISDYLRYQTVHAPQTMVQGVRMLEPGHYLLLSMDGRVEERAYWQPLGTTVPANKLDLASARQKVREALLTTIERQMIADVPFGAFLSGGIDSSSIVALMSQVSTTAVKTFSVTFAEEAFSEAPFARMIAEKYQTEHHEIRLSPDDFLHTIPRALQAMDHVSGDGPNTYIVAGATRKAGIKMALSGLGGDELFAGYPIFGRSKSLERLGWLNVLPVGLRQILAGVLAQSSSKVAIRKVAEVLGLPQIEPYGAYPLSRQSWPEMTIAQLAPGLEKTPNAVAAILEIIQALPGFDAAPLLSKISAAEMSTYMQNILLRDSDQMSMAHALEVRVPFLDHELVDLVMGISDAVKLPGAGPKPLLVAAMGEWLPDAIVNRPKMGFTLPYELWMKGALREFCAGHLAQLGERPFFAAAALQKLWQDFLRGHPGVKWSHLWSLVVLDEWLENNGLH